The proteins below come from a single Arthrobacter crystallopoietes genomic window:
- the narI gene encoding respiratory nitrate reductase subunit gamma, with product MMDILLWGVLPYVMVAILVGGSIWRYKYDQFGWTTRSSQLYESKLLRIGSPIFHFGILAVIAGHFFGLVIPKSWTEAVGMSQDFYHFNALFVGGIAGIGTLGGIILLIIRRRTTGPVFMATTKNDKLMYVVLVAAIVFGLWTTLASVFLGGHGHNYRETVSPWFRSLFIFQPDIASMAAAPFSFHLHTLVGMLLFCIWPFTRLVHAFTAPLHYLFRPYIVYRSRDVGTAPGSRARQPGWQPVGTRDRERK from the coding sequence ATGATGGACATTCTGCTCTGGGGCGTGCTGCCCTACGTCATGGTCGCCATCCTCGTCGGCGGCAGTATCTGGCGGTACAAATATGACCAGTTCGGCTGGACCACACGCTCCTCGCAGCTCTACGAATCGAAGCTGCTGCGCATCGGCTCGCCGATCTTCCATTTCGGTATCCTCGCGGTCATCGCCGGGCACTTCTTCGGCCTGGTCATTCCGAAGTCCTGGACCGAAGCAGTCGGCATGAGCCAGGACTTCTACCACTTCAATGCACTCTTTGTCGGCGGCATCGCAGGGATTGGCACCCTGGGCGGCATCATCCTTCTGATCATCCGCCGCCGCACGACGGGGCCGGTCTTCATGGCCACCACCAAGAACGACAAGCTCATGTATGTGGTGCTGGTAGCGGCGATAGTGTTCGGACTCTGGACAACGCTGGCCAGCGTCTTCCTGGGCGGCCACGGCCACAACTACCGCGAAACTGTCTCGCCGTGGTTCCGGTCCCTGTTCATCTTCCAACCGGACATCGCCTCCATGGCAGCCGCTCCGTTCTCCTTCCACCTGCACACCCTGGTGGGGATGCTGCTGTTCTGCATCTGGCCGTTCACCCGGCTGGTGCATGCGTTCACCGCGCCCCTGCACTACCTGTTCCGGCCCTACATCGTCTACCGCAGCCGCGACGTCGGCACGGCCCCCGGGAGCCGGGCGCGGCAGCCGGGCTGGCAGCCGGTAGGCACCCGGGACCGCGAGCGGAAGTAG
- the narH gene encoding nitrate reductase subunit beta, producing MKVMAQVGMVMNLDKCIGCHTCSVTCKQAWTNRAGTEYVWFNNVETRPGQGYPRRYEDQEKWRGGWELNRWGRLKLKGGGRLKKLFGIFASPVQPELDDYYEPWTYDYETLTDAPLGDDFPVARPKSLITGKDMKVEWSANWDDNLGGTSQLGHLDPIVEKIRKESEEKIKFEFEQTFMFYLPRICEHCLNPSCMASCPSGAIYKREEDGIVLVDQDRCRGWRQCITGCPYKKMYFNHKTGKAEKCTFCYPRIEVGIPTVCSETCVGRLRYIGIFLYDADRVTEAASIEDEKELYQAQLDLMLDPNDPEVVAGARAEGIPEDWMDAARRSPVYNMAKVYKVALPLHPEYRTMPMVWYVPPLSPVVDLLSEQGHDAEDAGNLFGAIESLRIPVEYLAELFTAGDTEIVTGVLRKLAAMRSFMRGISLGNDPDDSIPEAVGMEPEAMYEMYRLMAIAKYNERYVIPKAHVEQAHNLEEMGCSLDFDDGPGMYPSDPFGEASGKPTPVAVENFYALKQRQTTDGQTEPGELRGRVNLLNWDGRGVPRGLFPKTEDNPQMSPDSPAHGGGAAGPGPDYGGPSSQAGPSGNPLESQPPREP from the coding sequence ATGAAAGTCATGGCTCAAGTGGGCATGGTGATGAACCTCGACAAATGCATCGGTTGCCACACCTGCTCGGTGACGTGCAAGCAGGCGTGGACCAACCGCGCCGGCACCGAGTACGTCTGGTTCAACAACGTCGAGACGCGGCCGGGCCAGGGTTACCCGCGCCGCTACGAGGACCAGGAGAAATGGCGCGGCGGCTGGGAGCTGAACCGGTGGGGACGCCTCAAGCTCAAGGGCGGCGGCCGGCTCAAGAAGCTGTTCGGCATCTTTGCCAGCCCCGTCCAGCCCGAACTGGACGACTACTACGAGCCCTGGACCTACGACTACGAAACGCTCACCGATGCCCCGCTCGGCGACGACTTCCCGGTGGCCAGGCCCAAGTCGCTCATCACCGGCAAGGACATGAAGGTCGAGTGGTCCGCGAACTGGGACGACAACCTGGGCGGCACCTCGCAGCTGGGCCATCTTGATCCCATCGTCGAGAAGATCCGCAAGGAGTCCGAGGAGAAGATCAAGTTCGAGTTCGAGCAGACGTTCATGTTCTATCTGCCCCGGATCTGCGAACACTGCCTCAACCCGTCCTGCATGGCCTCCTGCCCGTCCGGCGCCATCTATAAGCGCGAAGAAGACGGCATCGTCCTGGTGGATCAGGACCGCTGCCGCGGCTGGCGGCAGTGCATCACGGGCTGCCCGTACAAGAAGATGTACTTCAACCACAAGACCGGCAAAGCCGAAAAATGTACCTTCTGCTACCCGCGCATCGAGGTGGGCATCCCGACCGTCTGTTCCGAAACCTGCGTGGGACGGCTGCGCTACATCGGCATCTTCCTCTACGACGCGGACCGGGTAACCGAGGCCGCGTCCATCGAAGATGAAAAGGAGCTCTACCAGGCCCAGCTGGACCTCATGCTGGATCCCAACGACCCCGAAGTCGTCGCCGGAGCCCGCGCCGAGGGCATCCCGGAGGACTGGATGGACGCCGCACGGCGCTCACCGGTCTACAACATGGCCAAGGTCTACAAGGTCGCACTGCCGCTCCACCCGGAGTACCGCACCATGCCAATGGTCTGGTACGTGCCCCCGCTGTCCCCGGTTGTCGATCTGCTCAGCGAGCAGGGCCACGACGCCGAGGACGCCGGGAACCTGTTCGGCGCCATCGAATCGCTGCGCATCCCGGTTGAGTATCTGGCGGAGCTCTTCACCGCCGGGGACACCGAGATTGTCACCGGTGTACTCCGAAAGCTCGCCGCCATGCGTTCCTTCATGCGCGGTATCAGCCTGGGCAACGACCCGGACGATTCAATACCGGAAGCCGTCGGTATGGAGCCCGAGGCCATGTACGAGATGTACCGGCTGATGGCGATTGCCAAATACAACGAACGCTACGTCATCCCCAAGGCCCACGTTGAACAGGCGCACAATCTCGAAGAGATGGGCTGCTCGCTGGATTTCGACGACGGACCGGGCATGTATCCCTCCGATCCCTTCGGCGAAGCCAGCGGCAAGCCCACACCCGTGGCCGTGGAGAACTTCTACGCGCTCAAACAGCGGCAGACCACCGATGGCCAGACGGAACCAGGGGAATTGCGGGGACGGGTCAACCTGCTCAACTGGGACGGCCGCGGTGTCCCGCGCGGGCTATTCCCAAAAACCGAAGACAATCCGCAAATGTCACCCGACTCTCCTGCCCACGGCGGCGGCGCAGCAGGTCCCGGGCCGGACTACGGGGGTCCCAGCTCCCAGGCCGGACCAAGCGGAAACCCGCTGGAGAGCCAACCACCCCGGGAGCCATGA
- a CDS encoding MFS transporter, producing the protein MEKGAPGQTRNLVLATLASVMAFWAWTIIAPLSASYTQQMDLSSTQTSIVVAMPVFVGSLGRIVMGALTDRFGGRVMFTAVLLATTPAVLLVSLAGVLQSYLLLVIFAFLLGVAGTIFAVGIPFVSPWFEASRRGFATGVFGAGMGGTALAAFLTPRLVGWIGYFPTHLLVAVLLVAVAAVVWFFLREAPGWTPNTNPVVPKLLAAAKLKVTWQMCFLYAVVFGGFVSFSNYLPTYLRDIYEMDPTGAGTRTAGFALAAVLARPVGGILADKIGSKPVVLVSLAAVAVLAFVVNLRPDGEIPAGLTFLGMASALGLGTGGVFAWVGTSSPPERVGSVTGIVSAAGGLGGYFPPLVMGATYNAEDNSYAIGLLLLAATALIALIYTWLYLKRQPSRRAAETEAI; encoded by the coding sequence GTGGAAAAAGGCGCCCCGGGCCAGACCCGAAACCTTGTCCTTGCCACGCTCGCCTCGGTCATGGCGTTCTGGGCCTGGACCATCATCGCCCCGCTCAGCGCGAGCTACACCCAGCAAATGGACCTCAGCTCCACCCAGACGTCCATCGTCGTCGCGATGCCCGTCTTCGTCGGCTCGCTCGGCCGGATCGTCATGGGAGCGCTGACGGACCGCTTTGGCGGACGGGTGATGTTCACGGCGGTCCTGCTCGCTACGACCCCGGCAGTTCTGCTGGTCTCGCTGGCCGGTGTCCTGCAGTCCTACCTGCTGCTGGTCATTTTCGCCTTCCTGCTCGGCGTGGCCGGCACCATCTTCGCCGTCGGAATTCCCTTTGTCAGCCCGTGGTTCGAGGCATCACGACGCGGCTTCGCTACGGGTGTATTCGGTGCGGGCATGGGCGGCACGGCGCTGGCCGCATTCCTGACCCCGCGCCTGGTGGGCTGGATCGGCTACTTTCCCACACACCTGCTGGTCGCGGTCCTGCTGGTGGCGGTGGCCGCCGTCGTATGGTTCTTCCTGCGGGAAGCCCCCGGCTGGACACCGAACACTAATCCTGTTGTGCCCAAGCTGCTGGCAGCCGCCAAGCTCAAAGTGACCTGGCAGATGTGCTTCCTTTACGCCGTGGTCTTCGGCGGCTTTGTCTCGTTCAGCAACTACCTGCCGACCTACCTCCGGGACATCTACGAGATGGACCCGACGGGCGCCGGCACGCGCACGGCCGGGTTCGCGCTGGCGGCCGTGCTGGCACGGCCGGTCGGCGGCATCCTGGCCGACAAGATCGGCTCCAAACCCGTCGTGCTGGTGTCCCTGGCAGCGGTGGCGGTACTGGCCTTCGTCGTCAACCTGCGGCCCGACGGCGAAATCCCCGCCGGCCTGACGTTCCTGGGCATGGCCTCTGCCCTCGGGCTGGGCACCGGCGGTGTCTTTGCCTGGGTCGGAACCAGTTCCCCTCCCGAACGGGTAGGCTCCGTGACCGGTATCGTGAGCGCGGCCGGCGGACTGGGCGGCTACTTCCCGCCGCTGGTCATGGGCGCCACCTACAACGCCGAGGACAACAGCTACGCCATCGGACTGCTCCTGCTCGCGGCCACGGCCCTGATAGCGCTGATCTACACCTGGCTCTACCTCAAACGGCAGCCATCCCGGCGAGCCGCGGAGACCGAGGCAATCTAA
- the narJ gene encoding nitrate reductase molybdenum cofactor assembly chaperone, producing the protein MMQRQRVTYLAASWCLGYPDEELLERMPLIRSALAEFNGLDRSFGDVLNALTAKPLAEVQAWYVQEFDLSKRHALHLSYWTDGDTRRRGEVLIGFKQVYRDSGMLVNTHGELPDYLPMVLEFAAMVDLAAGRELLTRYRPSLEMLRLALVDDSLPHAQVLQAICDTLPGASPTDRQQVMKMAGYGPPTESVGLEPYDPRLLPMQGGQ; encoded by the coding sequence ATGATGCAGCGGCAGCGGGTAACCTACCTGGCCGCGTCCTGGTGCCTGGGGTACCCGGACGAGGAACTGCTGGAACGAATGCCCCTGATACGGTCCGCGCTGGCCGAGTTCAACGGGCTTGACCGCTCGTTCGGCGACGTCCTGAACGCCCTGACCGCCAAACCGCTTGCCGAAGTGCAGGCCTGGTACGTTCAGGAATTTGACCTCAGCAAGAGGCACGCCTTGCACCTTTCCTACTGGACCGACGGCGATACGCGCCGCCGCGGCGAGGTCCTGATCGGCTTCAAGCAGGTCTACCGGGACAGCGGAATGCTGGTCAATACACACGGCGAACTGCCCGATTACCTGCCGATGGTCCTGGAATTCGCGGCAATGGTGGACCTGGCAGCCGGGCGGGAACTGCTGACCAGGTACCGGCCCAGTCTCGAGATGCTGCGCCTGGCGCTGGTCGACGACAGCCTCCCGCACGCACAGGTCCTGCAAGCTATCTGCGACACCCTGCCGGGAGCCTCGCCGACCGACCGGCAGCAAGTGATGAAGATGGCCGGTTACGGCCCGCCCACGGAAAGCGTGGGCCTGGAACCGTACGATCCGCGTTTGCTGCCGATGCAGGGAGGACAATGA
- a CDS encoding globin domain-containing protein: protein MLSEKSRPIIEATLPLVGERLGSITPNFYSRLFAAHPELLDGLFSRANQRNGEQQKALAGSIAAFASALVANPDLIPETMLSRIANKHTSLGITEDQYDIVYKYLFEAIAEELADVITAEIAEAWTEVYWLMANALIKIEKGLYARQANDKMWMPWKVVEKNPAGTGAMTFVLEPADDTPVTVARPGQFISVKVQLPDGLHQVRQYSLSADVDSTDRRVFTTKLDDGGEVSPVLHRNVQIGDVLELSNPYGDVTLDEGDTPVVFATAGIGCTPSASALRSLARQGSSREVMVLHAEKNLEAWALRDQMVNDIEKLDGANLKLWLEEPAEGASTGFMSLQDVELPADASVYVCGPLPFMKSIRSQAIDAGIPATKIHYEVFGPDLWLASAS, encoded by the coding sequence ATGCTCTCGGAGAAATCACGCCCCATCATTGAAGCCACCCTCCCCCTGGTGGGCGAGCGGTTGGGGAGCATTACGCCGAACTTTTACAGCCGCCTGTTCGCGGCGCATCCGGAACTCCTGGACGGCCTTTTCAGCCGCGCCAACCAGCGCAACGGGGAGCAGCAGAAGGCCCTGGCCGGCTCCATCGCGGCCTTCGCCTCCGCCCTGGTCGCCAACCCGGATCTGATCCCCGAAACCATGCTCAGCCGCATCGCCAACAAGCACACCTCGCTGGGCATCACCGAAGACCAGTACGACATCGTCTACAAGTACCTCTTCGAAGCCATCGCCGAAGAACTGGCCGATGTGATCACCGCCGAGATCGCCGAAGCCTGGACCGAGGTCTACTGGCTGATGGCCAACGCCCTGATCAAGATCGAAAAGGGCCTCTACGCCCGGCAGGCCAATGACAAGATGTGGATGCCGTGGAAGGTCGTGGAGAAGAACCCGGCCGGCACCGGCGCCATGACATTCGTCCTCGAGCCGGCGGACGACACCCCGGTCACCGTCGCCCGCCCCGGCCAGTTCATCAGCGTCAAGGTCCAACTGCCCGACGGCCTGCACCAGGTCCGCCAGTACTCGCTCTCCGCCGACGTCGACTCCACCGACCGCCGCGTCTTCACCACCAAGCTCGACGACGGCGGCGAAGTCTCCCCCGTACTCCACCGCAACGTCCAGATCGGCGATGTCCTCGAGCTGTCCAATCCCTACGGCGACGTCACCCTGGACGAGGGCGACACTCCGGTGGTCTTCGCAACGGCAGGCATCGGCTGCACCCCCTCCGCATCCGCGCTGCGCTCCCTGGCCCGGCAGGGTTCCAGCCGCGAAGTCATGGTGCTGCACGCGGAAAAGAACCTGGAAGCCTGGGCCCTCCGCGACCAGATGGTCAACGACATCGAAAAGCTCGACGGCGCCAACCTCAAGCTGTGGCTCGAAGAACCGGCCGAAGGCGCCAGCACGGGCTTCATGTCCCTGCAGGACGTCGAGCTTCCGGCCGATGCCTCCGTCTACGTCTGCGGCCCGCTGCCGTTCATGAAGTCCATCCGCAGCCAGGCGATCGACGCAGGCATCCCCGCCACCAAAATCCATTATGAGGTCTTCGGCCCGGACCTCTGGCTCGCCTCCGCCAGCTAG